GTATGGACACCCACAGGGCGCGTCATCCACGGCCAGGCTGGCCGGGAGGCAGAGCCCGAGCCCGGGACGATCCTGGCCTGGTGCCACCGGTGCAAGGCGGCGAGTGAGTACAGGAGGGTGGGGTGAGTATGCGGATCGAGCGCATCCCGATCGAGCGAATTAAGGCGGCGCCCTACAACCCGCGCAAGGACCTGCAGCCGGGCGACCCGGAGTACGAGCGTCTGAAGCGCAGCATCGACCGATGGGACCTGGTCGAGCCCCTGGTTTGGAACCGCCGCACAGGCAACCTCGTGGGCGGCCACCAGCGGCTCAAGATCCTCCGAGCGCGCGGCGACACCGAGGCCGACGTCAGCGTGGTCGACCTGGACCCGCAGGACGAGGCCGCGCTCAATGTCGCGCTGAACAAGATCGGCGGCGAGTGGGACCTGCCAAAGCTGGCCGATCTGTTGTCCGAACTGGACGCCCAGGGCTTCGACGCCACGCTCACGGGGTTCGACGCGGAGGAGCTGGAGGAGCTGCTGACGTGGGCGCCGGATGTGGTGCCCGAGGATGAAGCGTTTGGCGCGCTACCGGACGGGGACAAACCGCCGTTCGAGCAAATGACGTTCACGTTGCACCGTGACCAGGCAGACCTCGTGCGCGAAGCCCTTGATGCGGCGAAGGCCGCCGGGCCATTCGGGGACACAGGAAACGAGAATAGCAACGGGAACGCGTTGGCCCGGCTCGCAGAGGTGGCCCTTGGCGCGCTCCGCTAAAGACATCCGCATCGCACCCATCGCGGCGAAGGACGCCCGGCGAATTGTCACTCGGCTGCACTACAGCGGCAAGGTGGTGAATAACAGCCAGTTACACCTGGGCGTGTTCCTGGACGGCCAGTGCAAGGGCGCGCTGTCGTTCGGCCCGCCCCTGGACAAGCGCAAGGTCCTGGGGTTGGTCGAGGGTACCGGGTGGAACGAAATGCTGGAACTGAACCGCATGGCCCTTGCCGACGACCTGCCGCGCAATGGCGAGTCCCGTGCGTTGGCGGTGTCCATGCGACTACTCCGCAAGCACGCCCCGCACATCAAGTGGGTCCTGTCCTTCGCGGACGGGACGCAGTGTGGTGACGGGACGATCTACCGGGCGGCGGGGTTCGTGCTGACGGGGATCAAGAAGAACACGCAGATATGGGAAGCGCCGACTGGTGCGAAATTCTCGCGCACCAGCCTCACGGACGGTCGAAGCAGGGGGGAGCAGGCCCGTGCGACCCGCATTG
The Longimicrobiaceae bacterium genome window above contains:
- a CDS encoding ParB N-terminal domain-containing protein, which gives rise to MRIERIPIERIKAAPYNPRKDLQPGDPEYERLKRSIDRWDLVEPLVWNRRTGNLVGGHQRLKILRARGDTEADVSVVDLDPQDEAALNVALNKIGGEWDLPKLADLLSELDAQGFDATLTGFDAEELEELLTWAPDVVPEDEAFGALPDGDKPPFEQMTFTLHRDQADLVREALDAAKAAGPFGDTGNENSNGNALARLAEVALGALR